The sequence CTGCCTCCCCAACCGCTCAGCCCCCTCGACGGACGCTATCGCGGGGCGGTGGGCGAGCTCGGCGAGCACCTCTCCGAGGCCGGCCTCAACCGGGCGCGGGTGCAGGTCGAGATCGAGTGGCTCATCGCGCAGACCGACCGTGGATTCTTCGGCACCTCGCCCCTCGACGCCGAGCAGAAGGCGTCACTGCGGCAGATCGTCGCCGACTTCGGCCAGGCCGACATCGACGAGCTCGCCACGCTCGAGGCCACCACGCGCCACGACGTGAAGGCCGTCGAGTACTACGTGCGCCGCCGCCTCGCCGAGCGCGGGCTCGCCGAGCTCACGCACTTCGCGTGCACCAGTGAGGACATCAACAACCTCTCCTACGCCATCACCGTGCGCGACGCGGTGCGCGAGGTCTGGCTGCCCAAGCTCACCACCGTCATCGAGGCCCTCGCCGCGCTCGCGCGCGAGCACCGCGACGCCTCGATGCTCTCGCGCACCCACGGTCAGCCAGCGACGCCGACGACCATGGGCAAGGAGCTCGCGGTGTTCGCCCACCGGCTGCGCCGCATCGAGCTGCAGATCCAGGCGACCGAGTACCTCGGCAAGTTCTCGGGTGCGACGGGCACCTTCTCGGCGCACGTCGTCGCGGTTCCGGATGTCTCGTGGCCCGAGGTCTCGCGCGAGTTCGTGGAGTCGCTCGGGCTCACGTGGAACCCGCTGACCACGCAGATCGAGTCGCACGACTGGCAGGCCGAGCTGTACGGCCGGGTCTCGCACGCGAACCGCGTGCTGCACAACCTCGCGACCGACATCTGGACGTACATCTCCATCGGCTACTTCCGGCAGATCCCGGCCCCCGGCGCGACCGGGTCGTCGACCATGCCGCACAAGGTCAACCCGATCCGGTTCGAGAACGCCGAGGCGAACCTCGAGCTGTCGTCGGCGGTGCTCGACTCGCTCGCGGCGACGCTCGTGACCTCGCGGCTGCAGCGCGATCTCACCGACTCGAGCGCGCAGCGCAACATCGGGGTCGGGTTCGGGCACTCGCTGCTCGCGCTCGACAACATCCAGCGCGGACTCGGCGAGATCGACCTCGACCGCGACGTGCTGCTCGCCGACCTCGATGCGAACTGGGAGGTGCTCGGCGAGGCCATCCAGACCGTGATCCGCGCCGAGGTGGTGGCCGGTCGTTCGAGCATCGCCGACCCGTACGCGCTGCTCAAAGAGCTCACGCGCGGCAAGCGCGTCGGCGGCGAGGAGCTCGCGGCGTTCGTGTCGGGACTCGACATCGGCGACGACGCGAAGCAGCGCCTGCTCGCGCTCACGCCCGCGGGCTACATCGGCCTCGCCGCGGAGCTCGTCGACGCCCTCGGCTGAGCGCCGCCCGGGTCAGTGGCCGCGGTCGGCGGGCGGGGGGTTCTCAGGGTCGGCCGGGCCGGCGGATCCTTCGCCGGCGTCCGGCGGCGTCACGGTTCCGGGATTCTCGGCGAGCTCGGCCCGCTCCGAGGCATCCGGCTTGATCGCCATCTGCAAGAGCGCCAGCACGACGAGCACGATGATGAACACGCCGCCCGCGCCGATCAGGGTGAGCGTCCAGTCACGCGTCACCATCAGCGTGACGAGGCCGACGAAGATCGCCGCGATCGCGGCGCCGCCGACGTACTCCATCGGCCGCAGCACCTCGCGGCGGCTGGGCTGGTACCGGTCCTCGGGCTGCTGGGTCACGACTGCTCCGATCCGGATGCCTCGGAGCGATTGCCGGCCGTGCGGGCCGCGCCACTCCATTTGAGCGAGAAGCCCCCGATCATGAGCAGCACGCCGACGATCACGAGGTACGCCCCGAGCAGGCCGACGATGCTCACCGCGTCGAGGGGGAAGATGAGGAACACGATGGCGGCGAGCGCGGTCGCGGCGCCGACCGTCACCCAGTCACGCGATGCGGACGCGCGGCCGCGTGCGCGGAGACCGGCGATGAGTTCGACGATGCCCGTGACGGCCGCCCACGAGATGACGAGGACGACGAGGAACGCGACACTCGGGGGCATGATCAGGGCGAGCACGCCGGCGATCGCGGTGAGCAGCCCGTTGGCGGCGAAGAGCGCGCGGATGAGCCGGTCGTCGATGA is a genomic window of Agromyces protaetiae containing:
- the purB gene encoding adenylosuccinate lyase, with protein sequence MSLPPQPLSPLDGRYRGAVGELGEHLSEAGLNRARVQVEIEWLIAQTDRGFFGTSPLDAEQKASLRQIVADFGQADIDELATLEATTRHDVKAVEYYVRRRLAERGLAELTHFACTSEDINNLSYAITVRDAVREVWLPKLTTVIEALAALAREHRDASMLSRTHGQPATPTTMGKELAVFAHRLRRIELQIQATEYLGKFSGATGTFSAHVVAVPDVSWPEVSREFVESLGLTWNPLTTQIESHDWQAELYGRVSHANRVLHNLATDIWTYISIGYFRQIPAPGATGSSTMPHKVNPIRFENAEANLELSSAVLDSLAATLVTSRLQRDLTDSSAQRNIGVGFGHSLLALDNIQRGLGEIDLDRDVLLADLDANWEVLGEAIQTVIRAEVVAGRSSIADPYALLKELTRGKRVGGEELAAFVSGLDIGDDAKQRLLALTPAGYIGLAAELVDALG
- a CDS encoding HdeD family acid-resistance protein, with product MAEARADAVVRAPYWSVPVVRGALAIVPAVVITFSQDHSPTLGLAVFGVWAVVSGLFTGAMSIRLIDDRLIRALFAANGLLTAIAGVLALIMPPSVAFLVVLVISWAAVTGIVELIAGLRARGRASASRDWVTVGAATALAAIVFLIFPLDAVSIVGLLGAYLVIVGVLLMIGGFSLKWSGAARTAGNRSEASGSEQS